The sequence GTGTGACTGGCATTCTGCACCCGGATGAAATCGGCGAGTATGCCTATGAAAAGTGGGGCGGCGTCTGCCATGTCAAGGTCTTTTTGTTGCAGGTAACTCAAGTACTCGATTCTTGGGAAGAGAGTTTTTTGCGTGACCGGCGTTGGCTATCGCTGCCGGATGCGATTGAGTTAATTGAAGAGCGGGATTTACAGAATATATTAAGATCAATTTCCAGAATAATTTTTAATTATTAGTTTTTTTGTCTAAAAATAATAAAAAAATGAAATTTTTATTGACAATATGTTTTCAAGAATATATATTCGCGCCATCTCATTCAAATTTATGGTTTAACCTCTCACACAAAGGATGTGTGCGTTGATTCGGTTTATACCTCAGGAGCGCGAATGATGAAATCTGCACCACGGACGGAAGCCGCGACAGTGTTGCTCGTTGATGAAGATTTGGAACAATGCTTGAATTGCAAAACAAAACTGGAATCTCAGGGATATCGCGTTGTTTGCACACACTCGGCCCGGGAGGCGCTGGCCATTTTTTCGTGTGAGAAAATCGACCTGGTTGTTGCGGATGTGCAACTGCCGGATATGGGCGGTTTTGATTTGATCGGCACGCTCGCTTCTTTGCGCTTGCCGATCCCGATCGTGGTCAATACTTCCGATTCCGCTTTTCAATTCAGTTTTCGTTCGTGGGCTGCGGATGCCATCATCGCAAAATCGCCGGATTGCACCGAGTTGGCGCTTAAAATCGCGGCGTTGTTGCAAGCCCAGGCCCCCAAATATGTGCATTAAGATTTAATCACCTCATCCCTGGCAGCGTGATCGATTTTGCATTAGTTCTACTTGGGGTCGGCGATTAAATAACTCTCCCAATCTCCAACCGCGAATAGACGCGAATCATCGCGAATTAAAAAGCATTAGCGGCCTTTCGCGTTGATTAGCGGTTTAAAGAACGGAACAGTAACCTATCAGGCACGCAACATGTCAGCAGAAAAACTAGACGAGATAGACATTAAGATTCTCAAGATTTTGCAAGTACGCGGCCGCACCAAACGCAATGAGCTGGCCGAGCATGTGAAACTTTCAATTCCAGCGGTGAGCGAGCGGCTGCGCAAAATGGAAGAACGCGGCGTCATTCGCAGTTACAACGCCGTGGTTGACAGCAGGAAAGTCGGCCTGGGCTTGACCGCATTCATCTTTGTGATGGCCGAATCCTCGGTTTTTTATTCGCAAATTATCGGCTCCTCACAGTCCGAGCCTGAAATTCTTGAATGCCAT is a genomic window of Cytophagia bacterium CHB2 containing:
- a CDS encoding response regulator, encoding MMKSAPRTEAATVLLVDEDLEQCLNCKTKLESQGYRVVCTHSAREALAIFSCEKIDLVVADVQLPDMGGFDLIGTLASLRLPIPIVVNTSDSAFQFSFRSWAADAIIAKSPDCTELALKIAALLQAQAPKYVH
- a CDS encoding NUDIX hydrolase, whose translation is MTSLFDKNYLFNQSGVVPYRIAGNEVEVLLITSRRRKRWIIPKGIVEPDLSPAESAAKEALEEAGVTGILHPDEIGEYAYEKWGGVCHVKVFLLQVTQVLDSWEESFLRDRRWLSLPDAIELIEERDLQNILRSISRIIFNY
- a CDS encoding Lrp/AsnC family transcriptional regulator, giving the protein MSAEKLDEIDIKILKILQVRGRTKRNELAEHVKLSIPAVSERLRKMEERGVIRSYNAVVDSRKVGLGLTAFIFVMAESSVFYSQIIGSSQSEPEILECHAVTGEGSHILKIKTQSTATLEKLLSRIQSWPGVKNTRTSVVLSSPKEETVVTLVHLEQAPSAE